Genomic segment of Anopheles darlingi chromosome X, idAnoDarlMG_H_01, whole genome shotgun sequence:
CTCCCACTGGACAACTGCATCAATACCACGAACTGCATCAATACCACGATCAAATAGCAGGGCCTAGCCAACCGAAAGGCAACACTAACAGTGCCAACACgcaatcacaacagcagcattccaaGCAGGAGGCGATGCTGctcaaatttttgaaaaagtaGCACCGCTGCTTCATGGAAGctcatctttaattttgtcatttcaatattctttCCTATACCTCATGCCGCTTCCAGCGCACActcttctttcatttcaataattCTTATTCTTCATACCATTTGAAGCGGTCGTTTCAATCTCAAGAACtcatttcaatattctttctgttttcaaaATGCCCTAAGCTCGAGCATGCATTTTACGTTTTACCAATTGTTTGAAATCCCGTATAGCGCAACAGCCACCCTTGCTCGGCAGCAAGCGACAGCCTTCAGAGCTCAGTTAGCGGGTAtctgaaataaaaaatgatcGTTTTCTCAAAGCAAAGCAATTAGCTTTGATACTTATGACCTAGCTGGTACAACTGGCAACTAATGGACAACAAATGTTACAGCATACGAATTgctatttaaataaaaacgatGCAGTGATCAAACTCAATGCGTGTGTGCAATTCATTGTACTAAAGTGTACTCTGACTTCTGGCACAAGTATGTATTGTACCACAGTGTACGGGTTTTTTGCCAATAATTATTGCGTCCTCTCTACGAGATTTTAAACCAAGAAATTGGCGAAACCAAGGAGttttaaatagagaggtgACGTCATAgacgctttgacaggtcaccattttgaaccTTTTTTGACAATATGACCGGGCCACTTTTATggcacttttcgtgaattttaactttcGTAACACTTTCgtaaatatgcggaaacgtaaataaatgtattaggggaggggtgaggggtggaaaagttacattttatcagtaaaacaacgattttttcggtcactcagtaactcaccgtgagtgggaggggctatttcagtcttttacttGACCAAATTATTACAACCATTTATTGGCGTAGATTCTTAGATTCTGGACTAACGGTTTCTGGTTACCAGGGTATCTTGATGCATACTTCTGGGTTGACATTTGCGAAGCGAGCCGAAACGTCAGCTGTCAGGTACTGTCCAACGTGCTTTGCGTTCTTCTCAAATTTGCTCCTTGACGCCAATGTACGCCGCATAGCGACCGATCTGACCACGGTTTTCCGAAAATATCTCACTGCCCTCCTCTGAGACATCGAAAAGTGCGTGTACAACAGTGATTTCGCCTTTAACAGTCGATTTCCTTCAAAGGTATTCCCTTTCATCTCTCTAGCTGTAAGTTTTATCGACCCTTACTCTCCCACCCTCCCAGTTTAGCAGCAACTTCCTTCCTGCTGCCAGTGAAAACCGCATGTGGAGCGGCGAACGCGTCACTCGCTAATTCGTTCGGTATACGGCAGCTTCTCGCGTTTGCCACACATCTGCTACGATCAGCGCATTCAGCGGgcaactactactgctgctacttccacTTGTTTTGGCTAGACTGAAACACAACGATATCAgcgttgctgcgttgcttAACTGCGTCCCGTCTTCCCATCCTTCCAGATCAGACCAAATCTTCGATCAAACCGCCTACCCGAAAACCCTATCTTCCAACCCTCAATCAACAATGAACGAAGGCTCAGCGACAGCGACCTCTTCCTCCACTACGGCATCGTCCACCGGGAACATATCTTCCAATGCGGACGAAAATGCGCGCAAGGTACAGATATACAAGGACAATCTGATCAGCAGAGCGGAGAACCTCATCATCAAAGAGTTCCCTGAGCGTATCGTGCGCCTCAACGCACTGCTGGAGACGTCGCAGTTCGCGCATAGAAACTTTAGTGACGTGTATCAGGTAAGTGGGCACACGATCACGCACAAACCTTGTCTGCCGAATTATCCCTCAATTGCACATTCGTCGAACGTATTTAACCCGcttttcacacacatacaggagCTGAACATTCCAGTGCCACCGCCAATCGTGGTGGAGACCGGCAGCGGAGACGCCTCGACCAATGCCGCCAAACGCCAGCGCCTGAACTCCTCATACGGGGTGGATGGTGAGGGTGGTACCAACGTGCTCGCGCTACCAACCGGCCGGGTCGATTGCAACAAAGCCATCAGCGAGCTGATTCTGATTGTAAAGCCGGTAATCAGGGCGTTGGTCGAGGACTCGAACTTGCTGAAAATGTGGATCTCGTTCATGATACCGAAGATCGAGGATGGAAACAACTTTGGCGTATCGATCCAGGAGGACACGCTGTCGGAGATC
This window contains:
- the LOC125956005 gene encoding proteasome activator complex subunit 3: MNEGSATATSSSTTASSTGNISSNADENARKVQIYKDNLISRAENLIIKEFPERIVRLNALLETSQFAHRNFSDVYQELNIPVPPPIVVETGSGDASTNAAKRQRLNSSYGVDGEGGTNVLALPTGRVDCNKAISELILIVKPVIRALVEDSNLLKMWISFMIPKIEDGNNFGVSIQEDTLSEIQSVETEAATFFDQISRYFVTRAKVVSKVAKYPHIDDYRRAVAEVDEKEFLSLWLVLSEVRNRYCSLHDIVIKNMEKLKKPRSSNTDSLY